In a genomic window of Deltaproteobacteria bacterium:
- a CDS encoding HPr family phosphocarrier protein: MADFAEVDVVIVNELGMHARAATRFVHLASQFDCDVFVEKDGQEVNGKSIMGVLMLVASKGTKITIRARGTDAEECVAALADLVRSGFGEGEG; this comes from the coding sequence GTGGCTGATTTCGCGGAAGTCGACGTCGTCATCGTCAACGAACTCGGCATGCACGCGCGGGCGGCGACGCGGTTCGTACATCTCGCGAGCCAGTTCGACTGCGATGTGTTCGTCGAAAAGGACGGCCAGGAGGTCAACGGCAAGTCGATCATGGGCGTGCTGATGCTCGTGGCGTCCAAGGGGACGAAGATCACGATTCGAGCGCGGGGCACCGATGCGGAGGAGTGCGTCGCCGCGCTGGCCGACCTCGTGCGATCCGGATTTGGTGAGGGGGAGGGATGA